A window of the Hordeum vulgare subsp. vulgare chromosome 5H, MorexV3_pseudomolecules_assembly, whole genome shotgun sequence genome harbors these coding sequences:
- the LOC123397858 gene encoding scarecrow-like protein 3 codes for MPWLDSLDNLNYSLQGVEPRTWGGIASIMFQQQQPPQQHQQQQEDVMSSATSSPASTLYSPTPYASAGTWVKELSSDQCSVRLISLLYQCASEVAAGALDRANLCLEHIMQLASLDAPHTLQRLAAVFADALARKLLNLVPGLSRALLSASSADDAHLVPAARRHMFDMLPFLKLAYLTTNHAILEAMEGERFVHVVDLSGPAANPAQWIALFHAFRGRRDGTPNLRITAVHESKEFLAGMSAVLVREAEAFDIPFQFNAVEARLEDMDFDALRHNLRVRSGEALAVSVALQLHRLLAADDTGGKRQGGLTPLQIIARSSPSSFGELLERELNTRLQLSPDASAFSSMSPQSPIGGHFPAGAGGQQRPKIGSFLSAVKALSPKIMVVTEQEANHNGAAFHERFDEALNYYASLFDCLERAAAAQRGSAAAERARVERSVLGDEIRSIVACEGGERKERHERARQWAGRMEAAGMEHVGLSYSGAMEARKLLQSCGWGGYEVRHDAEGHCFFLCWHKKPLYAVTAWRPAGYHHSGGARSR; via the coding sequence ATGCCATGGCTTGACTCGCTCGATAACCTTAATTACTCTCTGCAGGGAGTGGAACCGCGCACTTGGGGTGGAATAGCATCGATCATGTtccagcagcagcagccgccgcagcagcaccagcagcagcaggaggacgTGATGTCGTCGGCGACGTCGTCACCGGCGTCGACGCTGTACTCGCCCACGCCGTACGCTTCCGCCGGGACGTGGGTGAAGGAGCTGAGCTCGGATCAGTGCAGCGTGCGCCTCATCAGCCTGCTGTACCAGTGCGCCTCCGAGGTGGCCGCCGGCGCCTTGGACCGCGCTAACCTCTGCCTGGAGCATATCATGCAGCTTGCGTCGCTGGACGCGCCCCACACGCTGCAGCGCCTCGCCGCCGTCTTCGCGGACGCGCTGGCACGCAAGCTGCTCAACCTCGTGCCGGGCCTCTCGCGGGCGCTCCTGTCGGCGTCCAGCGCCGACGACGCCCACCTCGTCCCGGCCGCACGCCGCCACATGTTCGACATGCTCCCGTTCCTGAAGCTCGCGTACCTCACCACCAACCACGCCATCCTCGAGGCCATGGAGGGCGAGCGGTTCGTCCACGTCGTCGACCTCTCCGGCCCGGCAGCCAACCCCGCGCAGTGGATCGCGCTGTTCCACGCGTTCCGCGGCCGGCGTGACGGCACGCCGAATCTCCGCATCACCGCTGTCCATGAGAGCAAGGAGTTCCTCGCTGGCATGTCCGCGGTGCTCGTCAGGGAGGCCGAGGCGTTCGACATCCCGTTCCAGTTCAAcgccgtggaggcgaggctcgaggaCATGGACTTCGACGCACTCCGGCACAACCTCCGCGTCAGGTCAGGCGAGGCGCTCGCGGTGAGCGTCGCGCTGCAGCTGCACCGCCTCCTCGCGGCCGACGACACCGGAGGCAAGCGGCAGGGCGGCCTCACCCCGCTCCAGATCATCGCGCGGTCCAGCCCGAGCAGCTTCGGGGAGCTCCTGGAGCGGGAACTGAACACGCGGCTACAGCTGAGCCCGGACGCGTCCGCGTTCTCCTCCATGTCGCCGCAGTCCCCCATAGGCGGCCACTTCCCTGCTGGTGCCGGCGGGCAGCAGAGACCCAAGATCGGGTCCTTCCTGTCGGCGGTGAAGGCGCTGTCCCCCAAGATCATGGTGGTGACGGAGCAGGAGGCGAACCACAACGGGGCGGCATTCCACGAGAGGTTCGACGAGGCGCTAAACTACTACGCGTCGCTGTTCGACTGCCTGGAGCGCGCGGCGGCGGCGCAGCGCGGCAGCGCGGCGGCGGAGCGGGCGCGGGTGGAACGGTCGGTGCTTGGGGATGAGATCAGGAGCATCGTGGCGTGCGAGGGCGGTGAGCGGAAGGAGCGGCACGAGCGGGCGCGGCAGTGGGCGGGGAGGATGGAGGCGGCGGGGATGGAGCATGTGGGGCTGAGCTACAGCGGCGCCATGGAGGCCAGGAAGCTGCTGCAGAGCTGCGGGTGGGGCGGGTACGAGGTCAGGCACGACGCCGAGGGGCACTGCTTCTTCCTCTGCTGGCACAAGAAGCCGCTGTACGCCGTCACCGCGTGGAGGCCTGCGGGGTACCACCACTCCGGCGGCGCCAGGTCCAGGTGA